The DNA window ACATTAATATCAGTATAGCGTCATCCGACTCCGTATCGTCGATAACGTCCGTCACATTGTCCCGACTGGCAAGGACCTTCTGTACGAATGGGTTATCGTTCCGCGATAATCGTAGGCGCGTTACCTCCAGCTCATCTGACTTTTGGAACTTCCCCGGCGATAGACTCAGCATGGAGAAGGAGGGTGATGACTTTCGCTGGCAGCCTTTGCTAGTACAGTTGTAGGTAGAGACTATATTGCGGGCAGTTGTTGGAAGatgaaatttttggaaaacaaaacgacataAGATCAGAGATACTTAGGCTATTCAGAAAGACTTGTGATGTGACTCTGTAACTCTTCCCTAAGTGTCTTCATATCAATATAGGGATATAAATCATCCACACACgcatgcacacacatacacacctgaAGGTTCCGATCTAGCTCGACAGTTCATCTCGCGATGGAACATAATATCCtcaaacttgatgattttcttcatcttccacATGTTGGAGATGAAGTGGAAAGGCTTCTTGCGGGTACTGCTACGGCTGATACGGAGCGTTTGCTGCTGCCCATTGCTGTTGGCGTACTGTTGATTGTTGGCATTGCTGCTGAGAATACTATTGTTGAAGGTGTGATGGTTACCGATGCTGCTGGTGGTATGGTTTTTGCTACCTCCGCCACTGCTGTTGACGTTCATAGCGGTTCTTGATTGTTGGCGGGACTTTTCACCAAACGGGGGTCCCGGTTTCAATGGCACTGTTAACAGATGGTGTAGTTACGTTTTCCTGCTGACTTACGTTTgattttggcaaaaaaaaaccagctaACCGTCCCGTGCACGGTatgtaaacataattttcacgCACTGGCGTTGCTTGCACTTGGCAGAAAAAGGCGATTGTTGCCAGTGTGCTGCTGACAGGGCCTTCCTTTTCACGATGAGGTCAGACCTGCGCAATGGAAAGCATGTTGCGTGTGTACCGAACAGTCAGTAGCACACCTTTTGCTGCGCCCAGAATTGTGTCGTGCTGTATGTATGGGTGTCGTGTAGGCTAATGCTCTTCTGGGAGCTCGCATCAGCTCGCATTATACCGAATATCTGGTTCAGGATGTGCAGGACATCAAGAAAACGCatggttttgttatttgagtaaaatttcgtttttattcaACAATGTCATGTTGGAGCACACAGTTTTATACTATTTTCTTCCTCCCCCGTTTGGGAAGATGCTTCCTACGCATCGTTATTCGTGTGATGGTGCGTGCATAGACATTTGTCTCCAATTATGCACATTCACTACCCAGAACCATTATCTGTCTCCAGCTGCCTACGCGTCTCCCAGTCTCCGTGTAAATTGGGTAGGAAAGGTAACTACAGCATTTGGTTAGTGCGCTGGAAACGCAAACCACTGCGAATGTACTGAAGAGAGATAAGTCGGAGATCCTAGCGAATAGCTGGACTTGGCGCCTGAACGGAAGCGTGGGCAAGAAATTATTCTACATGGAATTCTTCTAATGCGTTACATTGTGCGTTACACAGCAggtcatggtttttttttgttcaagatGAGTTGTGACtataatgatgataatgatgagcATAATGGTAACGTGAAGGACGACGTGTTTTTGGGAAGCTCACGATGACatgcaaatgtttattttgttccacCTTGCTGAGAGGTAATGGAGCACAAAATGACAACAAAAAGACATTTGGAACGcttgcaaaaaaagcaaaaacaaaaaaaaaaatgaaattactaATGAACAAGCCTAATGTGAGGCTGTTGTCGATGGTACATATTACCATGTAGGCAGCCAACTACATGTATTCCACCACATCGAAAGATGTGCGTTAGACTGACCGGAGCAAAGACAGTCTGCAAGAACAGCTTCGCTCTAGCTGGCAGCTACCATGTAATCTTCACCGTCCGGCTGCTCCGTAACGCTCTTGGCAGTTTTCGTGGCCTTTGGTCGCTTTTTTCGCTCGAAAAGCGTTTCCTTTTTCGCCTTGCCGTGCAGCCGCGGTCGGCTTTTGCCATCGAGCTTCGGCAGCTCGTCTAACGAGCGCAGCTCGTCGAGTATGTTCTCCGGTTCGCGTTTCGCCGCACCGGCTGTGGTGGTTTCAGGTACTGTGGCAGCTGCCGGAGACGGGTGGGATGGTGGTATCGCGGGCAGTGGTTTCCCACCACCGTCCGTACCGATGTACAGTGGGGCATGGTGCGAATATGCCGGATCGTTGGAGATGTTGATGTCCGCAAAGTCACGGAAATTGGAGAACTGTTCCTCCTTCTGTGGTTTCTGCACGAGGTACGCCAGCTGGGGCCGACCGTGCCCATTATTGCTGTTATAGCCAAGGCCATAGAAATCGTCCACAAAACCCTTGCTCGGGACGTCCGTGTCGTAATAGAATGTGCCACCTGTAAGTACGGAAGCGTTAGTGAACAACACTACTACAGGGTGTAcagtagagatgtgcaaagtgagtaagaatgagctagtgagttgaaacgttgtattgaacgagtttcgttcactcaccacgaggagttcgagcgactcttttttcactaactcactcatgagtgtaagtatgtagccgtggtgagtcgagtcgcaaaaagagtaaatatgtgagttgaaacgaaaatgtgcgagtgagttgaaatgaaacgtttGAAACACATGAGttaaaacggaatacatgtgtaaaATACgaaaactagccaaatgaatatactgctcgctctgtatagtaaaaaaattcaaaaaatttgaaaatttcataaggctataaccttagctttttttcgggaaatttagcaaaatttataaattgctttattttaatgcaaatttgttgcaataagtttcttttcactcaaatattgctttaaattaaaaaaagaataaaaaatcagaaaaaaaattcaaaaaaattttccactcgaaaatttcataaggcttaccccttacgatttttttgggaaattttgcaaaaaaaattaaattgttttaatttaatgccaatgggttgcaatgagtttcttttcactcaaataatgcttgaaataaaagaaagagtgaaaaatatcaaaaacatcaaaaaattcaaaaaaaaaaaataaaaattttcctcatttttgcaccaaattttgcctataactcggtcggtatccaacggatcgccaatctttaacctgtggtcgatagatgccaccaatggctacattttcttcttggacagccatgccctcagatgtctgtgccagaagttattcgaggaaccaagttccttaccctgtttgagaaaatgtaaaattttcctcatttttgagcaatgtagcaaaaattttaaatgtgatatattttgatgggaatttgttgcaataagtttcttttcacttaaatagtgcttttaattaaaaaaaagaataaaaaatcagaaaaaaattttaaaaaattttcaactcgaaaatttcataaggggtaccccttgccattttttagagaaattttgcaaaaaaaattaaattgatttattttaatgccaattggttgaaatacgtttcttttcactcaaataatgctttagagaaaaaaaatgataaaaaaaatatttaaaaaaataagaaaaattgatagttaggcagagcgagctGAATATTCAATTGGCTAATTTATTGTTTAGATgtatttcgtttcaactcatgtgtactCATgtacatgtgtatgtgtatgtgggtttttttatgactccgaaaagagtcgttaaacgagctgactcctaataacgactcattcacactgagttgactcactaaaaagagttgttattctcatcgcTAGTGTACAGGTGCGTGAAAGCATACCTTTAATAATGCCGAAATCGCCCGAACCGAGCAGGGGTGATGCCAGTTCGGATGCGGTCGGTACACCGGCCCGTAGCTTACTGTACCGCTGGTCGATGGCCGCCTCCGTCGACTGATAGTACGGCCGCGAATGGCCCAACGGTGGGATGTTGCGGAAGAAGGTGGGATAGATTTTTTGGGCCGCCGGATGATGTTCTACATCCGGCTGTACCTGAGATCGCGTACCGCCGCCATTGCGGCTACTCGCGGAAGTTGCCTCGATGTCCGCGCGCAGTTTCCCTAACTCTAAAACTTGTTTTTCCGGTACGGGCAGCGTTGGGGCGAATGGCTCCTCATCGGTGGGTACGTCCGCAGGAAACAGATTGCCACCGTACAGCGACAGTGGGGTGAATGACTCTGTAAATGGCAATGATTAATGGTGTTGGTTACTTcgtttgaaggtttttttttcttcttcttctcttgaTGCGGTgaatgtaatgaaataaaattgtcaCAAAACTTGGTTCAGTTGTTGTCGAACATAACGCGCTACAATAGCCTGCACCGGTTTTCTAGTGGCCGGATCATTCCATGCTCAAAGTAACCAGATCAATAGAAAGGtactttcaaaacaaaaaagccttTACCAATAATAAGAAGgtgttaattgttttttttttctcgacaaaatctaaaaatctAAGGTAAAGGTTGTAAAGCTTCCCAGTAATCCACAGGTGGAGTGCGACGCCAAGCGAATGGCTGAAAAGACCTTGATAGTTTGACTAATAGCTTAAAATTATAGAATGGTGTCCCGACCCTTTCAATCCCGATAGTATTCACCTGACGACAGTTCAATCATATTTCCTAGAGCAAATGAgcaaacggaaaagaaaaaatcctcACCACCTGAGTGTGAATGAAATAAGAAATGtgctttttaaaagaaaaaaaaaaacaccatgaaacattaaattaatgattttgtATTAATTAACGCTGCTCACTGATCCATCGCTATGACACAATAAGATGGATTAGAGTGCGAGGAAAGGGAACCTCAACTTCGATAGTTATCGATGGGGCgaaaagagagagcgagagagagagagagcttcGTGTACTACGTCACTCGGGGGACGGCACACCTTGAACGAATTAGTGTGGCATGCGTTAAGTAATTCAAATTCACTGCTCAGGTGCGCACACCTTCTCTATATGCCCCGGGTGTGTAAAAAGGAAGTTTGACAGAACACACggcctcccccccccccccccgtccAATTACTCGCTAGAAggaatttctcaaaaaaagccCTTTTTTGCCACGGTTCGGTGGTTTGATCGTTAATCAAGCGAATAACATCGCTTCGTAATATTACGTTCAGCCCTCAATAACGGACCGTTGttaccgtttgtttttttccgtaGTTATTACGGATCTGCCAGACAATCCTCCaaacccacccaccccccacgTCTTGTGCCAAGACAAGCAATTGTGCAACGGACGCCGGCGAAAGGCATCGAATGCGGTGCGATTGGTTTTGAGtaaagggggtttttttgcgcaATTCTTTTCGCTAGAACCCGAATCGCAATGGtaatcgaaacaaaatcatacgaaacaaacaaactaagcataaaacaaaaaaaaaggtggatagcaaaaaaaaacgtaaccgCACGCGTTTACAAATAGCGAAACAAACGGCCCTCGGATAAGCTCGATGCTATACGGGCACGAAATCACGAACCCCCGCTTGAAATAAGGGTACAAAATCCCTGCCTAAAGTAGCACAGTGTAAAACACGGATGCGGAAAAAGAGTTTTACCGAGCGAAGGTTGGCGTAATAGAGCATTggaatttttgaaacaaagACACAATTTTTACGTCTAGACGTAGTTGGTGGTTTTATACaaagaaatgtaaaacatcagtttttatggtttttattatttggaTAGAAAATATGCTTTGCAAGACGAAGACCAAACCAAAGATCTGGTGATAAAGTCCCAGAGACTTGCCTAACATTTAGCCCCGAGTTGTTGGTGGGTTTTGAGGACATGATCGTTTTGCATTCTGCCGAGATGCTTTGGCATTGGCTAAAACATTAGCCATGATAGTAATCAAAATTTTTGTCCAAAGTGGTTGAGCTAAAAGTTCGTACGCCTTTAGGCAGGTAATGGCGTGAACTTTACGCGGGCCCGTAATGCTACGACTTGCTCAAGGTTAAAGCTCACGCAGCGACTGGTTGACGTTGAACTCCTGCTGGAGCTGACTTCCGCCATACGCACGCCGACTATTATGGTAACCCCCATAGGCTTTATGCTTAGCTTATTCCTTATCTTTTATTCTTCATAGCTATGTATTCCCTTcggtagataaaaaaaagcaaaaaagagcaaaaaaaaacaaaagctcaaTAAAAGGTGTTGCGGACGAAAAGCGAAAGTGCGCCGGCTGGCAGTTAAGGTTCTTGCGGATCGCATTGAATTTAGAACGACCGATTGGATCTAGCCGTTGGGTTTGCGAATGTTGCAGGGCTTGGAAACCTGTTTCACGTTCAGCTGGCA is part of the Anopheles funestus chromosome X, idAnoFuneDA-416_04, whole genome shotgun sequence genome and encodes:
- the LOC125764364 gene encoding uncharacterized protein LOC125764364, yielding MNVNSSGGGSKNHTTSSIGNHHTFNNSILSSNANNQQYANSNGQQQTLRISRSSTRKKPFHFISNMWKMKKIIKFEDIMFHREMNCRARSEPSVSTYNCTSKGCQRKSSPSFSMLSLSPGKFQKSDELEVTRLRLSRNDNPFVQKVLASRDNVTDVIDDTESDDAILILMSDEFNGETETDPLALPQVHEHMIRSPPPTFWPRSQKTVFNFGGDDQTQIGTDSIPGGSKHQRANHCNY
- the LOC125764279 gene encoding uncharacterized protein LOC125764279, translated to MCYYRFTCVLLVVIASRVDGDGRSSKSTISHHQSASSDESFTPLSLYGGNLFPADVPTDEEPFAPTLPVPEKQVLELGKLRADIEATSASSRNGGGTRSQVQPDVEHHPAAQKIYPTFFRNIPPLGHSRPYYQSTEAAIDQRYSKLRAGVPTASELASPLLGSGDFGIIKGGTFYYDTDVPSKGFVDDFYGLGYNSNNGHGRPQLAYLVQKPQKEEQFSNFRDFADINISNDPAYSHHAPLYIGTDGGGKPLPAIPPSHPSPAAATVPETTTAGAAKREPENILDELRSLDELPKLDGKSRPRLHGKAKKETLFERKKRPKATKTAKSVTEQPDGEDYMVAAS